In a genomic window of Croceibacterium sp. TMG7-5b_MA50:
- a CDS encoding DUF72 domain-containing protein, whose product MTIRTGIGGWVYPAWRGGAFYPPDLPQKGELHFAARATGAIEINATFHRLQKPDSFRKWRDEVPDGFVFTVKGSRYVTNRKVLAEAGEAVGTFLAQGVTELGDRLGPICWQMATTKRFEAEDLAAFLRLLPAEHAGVRLRHAIEVGHESFACAEFVELARAAGVAVVWSEHPDRVRIGDRTADFTYLRCQDMQADEPTGYPPDEIERLAVMCRAWGEGRMPPGLPIVGSSADKPPPGGDVFAFLINGAKERAPAAAMALAERLKGTT is encoded by the coding sequence ATGACGATCCGCACCGGCATCGGCGGCTGGGTCTATCCCGCGTGGCGCGGCGGCGCCTTCTACCCGCCCGACCTGCCGCAAAAGGGGGAACTGCATTTCGCCGCCCGCGCGACCGGCGCGATCGAGATCAACGCGACTTTCCACCGCCTGCAGAAGCCGGACAGCTTCCGCAAATGGCGAGACGAGGTGCCCGACGGTTTCGTCTTCACGGTGAAGGGCAGCCGCTACGTCACCAACCGCAAGGTCCTGGCGGAGGCCGGTGAGGCGGTCGGCACCTTCCTGGCGCAGGGGGTCACCGAACTGGGCGACCGGCTGGGCCCGATCTGCTGGCAGATGGCGACCACCAAAAGGTTCGAGGCAGAGGATCTGGCGGCGTTCCTGCGATTGCTGCCGGCGGAACATGCCGGCGTGCGGCTGCGCCATGCGATCGAAGTGGGGCACGAAAGCTTCGCCTGTGCCGAGTTCGTCGAACTGGCGCGTGCGGCGGGCGTGGCGGTGGTGTGGTCCGAACATCCCGATCGCGTGCGGATCGGCGACCGGACGGCGGATTTCACCTATCTGCGCTGCCAGGACATGCAGGCGGACGAGCCGACCGGCTATCCGCCGGACGAGATCGAGAGGCTGGCGGTCATGTGCCGGGCATGGGGCGAAGGACGTATGCCGCCGGGCTTGCCAATCGTGGGCAGCTCGGCCGATAAGCCGCCGCCGGGGGGTGACGTGTTCGCCTTTCTCATCAATGGCGCGAAGGAACGCGCGCCCGCCGCGGCGATGGCCCTGGCGGAGCGATTGAAAGGGACGACATGA
- a CDS encoding S41 family peptidase, producing MRRRVFGTGLCALAALLSACGGGDGGGSGGGLITGGGGAPAPTPSPTPAPVASTCALASRQAWAKTALDEWYLFPENLAAGVQPTAYGNVDDYIDALVAPARALGRDRYFTYLTSIAEENAYYSSGSSAGFGFRLVYDEANRRVIVSETFENTPALAAGIDRGAEITAINGQSVSTLFASGGANAVYSALGPSDPGVSRTLTYRDTAGATRTVTLAKADFTLDPVSDRYGAQVLGTGAARTGYINLRTFIDTAEPDLAAAFARFRAEGISRVIIDLRYNGGGLIRTAQALGNLLAADRGGQLFGEITYRPSKAAQNERFNFQPPAQAIAPTRIAFIGTESTASASELVINAFTPYLGRNMALVGSNTYGKPVGQIAIDQPSCDDRLRVVALRTVNSAGQGDYYRGLATTVPVTCAATDDLTRQLGDPAEGMIATALRWLDGGSCTPISASANATASTTRTGTPATRRLLTPAVPRSTAERELPGAY from the coding sequence ATGCGACGCAGGGTGTTTGGAACCGGGCTGTGCGCACTGGCGGCGCTGCTGTCGGCTTGCGGCGGCGGTGATGGCGGTGGCAGCGGCGGCGGATTGATCACCGGCGGCGGCGGCGCCCCGGCGCCCACGCCCTCACCCACTCCGGCACCGGTCGCCAGCACCTGCGCCCTCGCCAGCCGCCAGGCCTGGGCCAAGACCGCGCTCGACGAATGGTATCTGTTTCCGGAAAACCTCGCGGCCGGCGTGCAGCCCACCGCCTACGGCAATGTGGACGACTACATCGACGCGCTGGTCGCCCCCGCACGCGCGCTGGGCCGCGACCGGTATTTCACCTACCTCACCTCCATCGCGGAGGAGAACGCCTATTACTCCTCCGGCTCCAGCGCCGGGTTCGGCTTCCGCCTGGTCTATGACGAAGCCAATCGCCGCGTGATCGTCAGCGAGACGTTTGAGAACACGCCGGCCCTCGCCGCCGGCATCGACCGCGGGGCGGAGATCACCGCGATCAACGGGCAAAGCGTCAGCACCCTGTTCGCCAGCGGCGGCGCCAACGCCGTCTACTCCGCGCTCGGCCCGTCCGACCCCGGCGTCAGCCGCACGCTGACCTACCGCGACACTGCGGGCGCGACACGGACGGTGACGCTGGCCAAGGCGGACTTCACGCTCGACCCCGTATCGGATCGCTACGGCGCGCAGGTGCTGGGGACCGGCGCCGCACGCACGGGTTATATCAACTTGCGCACCTTCATCGATACGGCCGAACCGGACTTGGCGGCTGCCTTTGCCCGATTCCGGGCGGAAGGGATCAGCCGGGTCATCATCGATCTGCGTTACAATGGCGGCGGACTGATCCGCACGGCGCAGGCGTTGGGTAACCTGCTGGCGGCGGACCGCGGCGGGCAGCTGTTCGGCGAGATCACCTATCGGCCGTCCAAGGCAGCGCAGAACGAACGGTTCAACTTCCAGCCGCCAGCGCAGGCGATTGCGCCCACCCGCATCGCCTTCATCGGAACGGAGAGCACCGCGTCGGCCAGCGAACTGGTGATCAACGCCTTCACCCCGTATCTCGGCCGGAACATGGCACTGGTCGGCAGCAACACCTACGGCAAGCCGGTCGGGCAGATCGCCATCGACCAGCCTTCCTGCGACGACCGGCTGCGCGTGGTCGCCTTGCGCACGGTGAACTCGGCAGGTCAGGGCGACTATTACCGGGGTCTCGCGACCACGGTGCCGGTCACCTGCGCCGCGACAGACGACCTCACCCGCCAGCTCGGCGATCCGGCTGAGGGGATGATCGCCACCGCGCTGCGCTGGCTGGATGGCGGCAGCTGCACCCCCATCTCCGCCAGTGCGAATGCCACGGCCAGCACGACCCGCACGGGCACGCCTGCCACCCGCCGCCTGCTGACCCCGGCCGTGCCGCGCAGCACGGCGGAACGCGAACTGCCCGGCGCCTACTGA
- a CDS encoding dipeptidase translates to MRSATLACASALALSLAAAANAQDAAQQDIRRPGGLTLDMLAPPAPDPKEVADAALNAAPVWDGHNDVPWQLRGRYNNVLLNFDFGNTRAQGTGPLETAMHTDLPRLRAGKVGAQFWSVYVSAALPEPEAVVATMEQIDVTKRLIARYPRELQLALTSGDVADAMAAGRIASLLGMEGGHSIGSSLAVIRQMYALGARYLTLTHSSNTPWADSATDDPEHDGLTEFGTIVVREMQRIGMLVDLSHVSEATMLDALDTIRETRGAPVIFSHSGARAVAAHLRNVPDSVLTRLPENGGIVMVVALPSFISNNVREWNARQTAEIERLEALYPDAPDQVDAELATWLTANPAATATIADMADHIDHIRNVAGIDHIGIGGDYDGMPSGPVGMEDVAGYPALFTELARRGYSQEDLQKISSRNMMRVMQAAEAYAADHADDLPLETPVSEEAA, encoded by the coding sequence ATGAGATCTGCCACATTGGCCTGCGCAAGTGCGCTGGCGCTGAGCCTGGCTGCCGCTGCCAACGCGCAGGATGCGGCGCAGCAGGATATCAGGCGCCCGGGCGGGCTGACGCTGGACATGCTGGCCCCGCCGGCGCCCGATCCGAAGGAGGTCGCCGACGCCGCCCTGAACGCCGCGCCGGTGTGGGACGGGCACAACGACGTGCCATGGCAGTTGCGCGGGCGGTACAACAACGTCCTGCTGAACTTCGATTTCGGCAACACGCGGGCGCAGGGTACAGGACCGCTGGAAACCGCCATGCACACCGATCTGCCGCGCCTGCGTGCCGGCAAGGTGGGCGCGCAGTTCTGGTCCGTCTATGTCAGCGCCGCCCTGCCGGAGCCGGAGGCGGTGGTCGCCACGATGGAGCAGATCGACGTCACCAAGCGGCTGATCGCCCGCTACCCCCGCGAATTGCAGCTGGCACTGACCAGCGGTGATGTGGCCGATGCGATGGCGGCGGGCAGGATCGCCAGCCTGCTGGGGATGGAAGGCGGCCATTCCATCGGCAGCAGCCTGGCGGTCATCCGGCAGATGTATGCGCTGGGCGCCCGTTACCTGACGCTGACCCATTCCAGCAACACGCCCTGGGCCGACAGCGCGACCGACGATCCGGAGCATGACGGTCTGACTGAATTCGGCACCATCGTGGTGCGCGAGATGCAGCGGATCGGCATGCTGGTCGATCTCAGCCATGTGAGCGAGGCGACGATGCTGGACGCGCTCGACACCATTCGCGAGACGCGCGGTGCCCCGGTGATCTTCAGCCATTCGGGCGCGCGCGCCGTGGCCGCGCATCTGCGCAACGTGCCCGACAGCGTGCTGACCCGCCTGCCGGAAAATGGCGGGATCGTGATGGTGGTCGCGCTGCCGAGCTTCATCAGCAACAATGTGCGTGAATGGAATGCCCGGCAGACGGCGGAGATCGAGCGGCTGGAGGCGCTGTATCCCGATGCCCCCGACCAGGTCGATGCGGAGCTTGCCACCTGGCTGACCGCCAACCCGGCGGCGACGGCGACCATCGCCGACATGGCCGACCATATCGACCACATCCGCAACGTGGCAGGCATCGATCACATCGGCATCGGCGGCGATTATGACGGCATGCCGAGCGGGCCGGTCGGGATGGAGGATGTCGCCGGGTATCCCGCCTTGTTCACCGAACTGGCGCGGCGCGGATACTCGCAGGAAGACCTCCAGAAGATCAGCAGTCGCAACATGATGCGGGTCATGCAGGCGGCGGAAGCCTATGCCGCGGACCATGCCGACGACTTGCCGCTGGAAACCCCGGTGAGCGAGGAGGCGGCGTAA
- a CDS encoding SWIB/MDM2 domain-containing protein gives MAAKNNALNKPVNVSDDLEKVVGKGPMTRAEVTSKVWDYIKSNSLQDEKDKRQINPDDKLGAVIGKDQISMFKMTAAVSKHLS, from the coding sequence ATGGCTGCCAAGAACAATGCGCTGAACAAGCCGGTGAACGTGTCGGACGACCTGGAGAAGGTCGTGGGCAAGGGCCCGATGACGCGCGCCGAAGTGACCAGCAAGGTGTGGGACTACATCAAGTCCAACAGCCTGCAGGACGAGAAGGACAAGCGTCAGATCAACCCGGACGACAAGCTGGGTGCGGTGATCGGCAAGGACCAGATCTCCATGTTCAAGATGACCGCCGCGGTGTCCAAGCACCTCAGCTAA
- a CDS encoding YbhB/YbcL family Raf kinase inhibitor-like protein, with the protein MLEHVPAWLGRLLGDVRAGHGKLAVARLGDEGLVGTAGFALSSAAFADGEPLDPSFTADEEDAVAPPLHWTQPPAGTQDLVLVVEDPDAPAPQPFCHWLVWGLQPGAGQLLEGETPPRVGKNAYGNSEWLLPDPPTGHGPHDYVFQLFALDLPLTLMPGASRDELLAAMEGHVLGVAVLTGTYVRSEGDDDDAWDEDDEG; encoded by the coding sequence ATGCTCGAACATGTGCCAGCCTGGCTCGGCCGTCTGCTCGGCGATGTACGCGCCGGCCACGGCAAGCTGGCGGTGGCCAGGCTGGGTGACGAAGGACTGGTCGGGACGGCCGGCTTCGCCCTCTCCTCCGCCGCCTTCGCCGATGGCGAGCCGCTGGATCCCAGCTTCACCGCGGACGAGGAAGACGCCGTCGCCCCGCCGCTGCATTGGACCCAGCCGCCCGCCGGCACGCAGGATCTGGTGCTGGTGGTGGAGGATCCCGACGCACCCGCGCCGCAGCCGTTCTGCCACTGGCTGGTCTGGGGCCTGCAGCCCGGCGCCGGCCAATTGCTGGAGGGCGAGACGCCGCCGCGGGTAGGCAAGAACGCCTATGGCAATTCCGAATGGTTGCTGCCCGACCCGCCGACCGGGCATGGTCCGCATGATTACGTGTTCCAGCTGTTCGCGCTGGACCTGCCGCTGACGCTGATGCCGGGCGCGAGCCGGGACGAATTGCTGGCGGCGATGGAAGGTCATGTGCTGGGCGTCGCGGTGCTGACCGGCACCTATGTCCGCAGCGAAGGCGACGATGACGACGCCTGGGACGAGGATGACGAGGGCTGA
- a CDS encoding DoxX family protein, translating into MIARRITGAALALFYGTAGVFHLARPAPFLSIMPRWVPAPELVVQATGWAELAGAAALAQPWSAGLRRAGGWGLAAYALCVWPANVQHMLLDFARADGGLGPAYHSPRMLAQPVLIWAGLWTGGVTDWPWRRR; encoded by the coding sequence TTGATCGCGCGCCGCATCACCGGCGCCGCGCTGGCGCTGTTCTATGGCACGGCGGGCGTGTTCCATCTCGCCCGGCCGGCGCCATTCCTGTCGATCATGCCGCGCTGGGTTCCCGCGCCCGAACTGGTGGTGCAGGCGACCGGCTGGGCCGAACTGGCCGGCGCGGCGGCGCTGGCGCAGCCATGGTCGGCAGGTCTGCGGCGGGCCGGTGGATGGGGGTTGGCGGCTTACGCGCTGTGCGTGTGGCCGGCGAACGTGCAGCACATGCTGCTGGATTTCGCCCGGGCTGATGGCGGGCTTGGCCCTGCCTATCACAGCCCGCGGATGCTGGCGCAGCCCGTGCTGATCTGGGCCGGCCTGTGGACCGGCGGCGTCACGGACTGGCCGTGGCGCCGCCGATAG
- a CDS encoding DUF3140 domain-containing protein, which produces MDKDEQQDTYAEFADAVNMAPAELERWLDTDEAKSVGDTHGDGESTGHKSGRRIVELRHKKKADLTDDDYAHMRKVVGYVHRHLAQRPDGEVSETNWRYSLMNWGHDPLKGNG; this is translated from the coding sequence ATGGACAAGGACGAACAGCAGGACACCTATGCCGAGTTCGCTGACGCGGTGAACATGGCGCCGGCCGAGCTGGAACGCTGGCTGGACACGGACGAGGCGAAATCGGTCGGCGACACGCACGGCGATGGGGAAAGCACCGGGCACAAGTCCGGCCGGCGCATCGTCGAACTGCGCCACAAGAAGAAGGCGGACCTGACCGACGATGATTATGCCCACATGCGCAAGGTCGTCGGCTATGTTCATCGCCACCTGGCGCAGCGGCCGGATGGCGAGGTCAGCGAAACCAATTGGCGCTATTCGCTGATGAACTGGGGCCATGACCCGCTGAAAGGCAATGGCTGA
- a CDS encoding pitrilysin family protein → MKPHRLLRTSFALAALCGTVLTPISLQAQQAVEPAPLSELVAAVDIPYETFTLPNGLTTIVHTDRKAPVVGVTVYYRVGSKHEPRGRTGFAHLFEHLMFTGSENVPNFDIPLEAAGSTATNGSTDTDRTNYVETVPTGALDLALFMESDRMGYLLGAIDQDKLDKQRGVVQNEKRQGDNQPYGLLRYKLSDGLLPVGHPYRHSVIGSMADLDAASLADVRKWFTDNYGPNNVVLALTGDIDAAAARPMVERWFGSIPRGPDVAEVAAEPLTLQAPVRETMTDQVPSTLIMRAWTGPALTEADAVPLAAGMAVLGGLASSRLDNVLVRDEQLAVSVSASSGQDEQLSWLVAQMEVRPGVEAAEAEARFDAVIADLVANGPTAEELQRAATQIVSGQIGALEQVGGFGGKGSTLAEGQLYAGDPAHYKAELARLASLTPAEVQAALQRWLGRPSYTLAIVPGERTEDGALLGGWGDEGTVPAPAPAPEEAAPPITPTPRAAPEVAPVGELDFPEVERATLSNGMEVALARRTSVPKVSLAMTFDAGTAADGAAAAGTQSLMMEMLEEGTTTRSAGDIAEEQELLGATISTATGIDTSSVSMSALSANLAPSLALMADIVRNPAFAAAEVARVKNQRLAAIQQEQASPAGLARRALGPLIFGDGHPYGGVGASGKTAVVEALTPEALADEHDEWLRPDNAAITVVGDVAMAELVPALEQAFGDWQAPAGAKPVKDLTAAVPAGGARLVVIDRPNSPQSVLLLGRVLPLTGRDQGKESLELANEVIGGGFLSRLNMDLREDKGWTYGIGSSVAQPVGPRSFVVSTPVQTDRTGDAIRLILDDIGAFAGGQGVTPEELQRVTEGNVRGLPNRFQTNGQVLGALLANRALGRPDDYQERLATIYRNLDAGAIDAAAAEYLQPGALAIVVVGDRKAIDAQLSGIDLPVEYLDAANL, encoded by the coding sequence GTGAAACCGCATCGCCTGCTCCGCACGAGCTTCGCCCTGGCCGCCCTTTGCGGGACGGTCCTGACCCCCATCAGCCTTCAGGCGCAGCAGGCGGTCGAGCCTGCACCGCTGAGCGAACTGGTCGCGGCGGTGGACATCCCGTATGAGACGTTCACACTGCCCAACGGATTGACGACGATCGTTCACACGGACCGAAAGGCACCGGTCGTAGGCGTCACCGTCTATTACCGCGTCGGCAGCAAGCACGAGCCACGCGGACGCACCGGCTTTGCCCACCTGTTCGAGCATCTGATGTTCACCGGCAGCGAGAACGTGCCGAACTTCGACATTCCGCTCGAGGCGGCGGGATCGACCGCGACCAACGGGTCGACCGACACGGATCGCACGAACTACGTGGAAACGGTCCCGACCGGCGCGCTGGACCTGGCGCTGTTCATGGAAAGCGACCGCATGGGCTACCTGCTGGGCGCGATCGACCAGGACAAGCTCGATAAGCAGCGCGGCGTGGTGCAGAACGAGAAGCGGCAGGGCGATAACCAGCCTTATGGCCTGCTCCGCTACAAGCTGAGCGATGGCCTGCTGCCGGTCGGGCATCCTTATCGCCATTCGGTGATCGGTTCGATGGCGGACCTCGATGCCGCCAGCCTCGCCGATGTGCGCAAGTGGTTCACCGACAATTACGGGCCCAACAACGTCGTCCTGGCGCTGACCGGCGACATCGACGCCGCCGCTGCGCGGCCGATGGTGGAACGCTGGTTCGGCTCCATCCCGCGCGGGCCTGACGTGGCGGAGGTCGCGGCGGAGCCGCTGACGCTGCAGGCGCCGGTGCGGGAGACCATGACCGACCAGGTGCCCAGCACGCTGATCATGCGCGCGTGGACCGGGCCTGCGCTGACGGAGGCGGACGCGGTGCCGCTGGCCGCCGGCATGGCGGTGCTGGGCGGTCTTGCCAGCAGCCGGCTCGACAATGTGCTGGTACGCGACGAGCAACTGGCCGTCAGCGTGTCCGCCAGCAGCGGCCAGGACGAGCAGCTGAGCTGGCTGGTGGCGCAGATGGAGGTGCGGCCGGGCGTGGAGGCGGCCGAGGCCGAGGCACGCTTCGATGCGGTGATCGCCGATCTCGTCGCCAATGGTCCCACGGCGGAGGAATTGCAGCGGGCCGCGACGCAGATCGTGTCGGGGCAGATCGGTGCGCTGGAACAGGTCGGTGGATTCGGCGGCAAGGGCTCCACGTTGGCCGAAGGGCAACTCTATGCCGGCGATCCGGCGCACTACAAGGCGGAGCTCGCCCGGCTCGCCAGCCTGACCCCGGCGGAGGTGCAGGCCGCCTTGCAACGCTGGCTGGGTCGCCCGTCCTATACGCTGGCGATCGTGCCGGGCGAACGGACGGAGGATGGCGCGCTGCTGGGCGGCTGGGGTGATGAGGGCACCGTACCTGCCCCCGCGCCCGCGCCGGAGGAGGCCGCGCCGCCGATCACCCCGACCCCGCGCGCCGCGCCCGAAGTGGCGCCCGTGGGCGAGTTGGATTTCCCGGAAGTGGAACGGGCCACCCTGTCCAACGGCATGGAAGTTGCGCTGGCGCGGCGGACCAGCGTGCCCAAGGTCAGCCTGGCCATGACGTTCGACGCCGGCACCGCGGCCGACGGGGCGGCCGCAGCGGGCACGCAATCGCTGATGATGGAGATGCTGGAGGAAGGCACCACCACGCGCAGCGCCGGCGACATCGCGGAGGAGCAGGAACTGCTGGGCGCGACGATCAGCACGGCGACCGGCATCGACACCTCCAGCGTCAGCATGAGCGCGCTGAGCGCCAATCTCGCGCCGTCGCTGGCGCTGATGGCCGATATTGTGCGCAATCCGGCCTTTGCGGCGGCGGAGGTGGCACGGGTCAAGAACCAGCGCCTCGCCGCCATCCAACAGGAACAGGCGAGCCCAGCGGGTCTTGCGCGCCGAGCGCTGGGGCCGCTGATCTTTGGTGACGGGCATCCCTATGGCGGCGTCGGTGCCAGCGGCAAGACGGCCGTGGTGGAGGCGTTGACGCCAGAGGCGCTCGCGGACGAGCACGATGAATGGCTGCGGCCGGACAATGCCGCGATCACCGTGGTGGGCGATGTCGCCATGGCCGAACTGGTGCCGGCGCTGGAACAGGCGTTCGGCGACTGGCAGGCACCGGCAGGGGCCAAGCCGGTCAAGGACCTGACCGCCGCTGTCCCGGCGGGCGGGGCCCGGCTGGTGGTGATCGACCGGCCCAACAGCCCGCAAAGCGTTCTCTTGCTCGGCCGGGTGCTGCCGCTGACGGGCAGGGACCAGGGCAAGGAATCGCTGGAGCTCGCCAATGAGGTGATCGGCGGCGGCTTCCTGAGCCGGCTGAACATGGACCTGCGGGAGGACAAGGGCTGGACCTACGGCATCGGCAGCTCCGTCGCGCAGCCTGTCGGCCCGCGCAGCTTCGTCGTATCCACACCGGTGCAGACCGATCGTACGGGCGATGCGATCCGCCTGATCCTGGACGATATCGGCGCCTTCGCCGGTGGGCAGGGCGTCACGCCGGAGGAATTGCAGCGCGTGACGGAGGGGAATGTGCGCGGCCTGCCCAACCGCTTTCAGACCAACGGGCAGGTCCTGGGCGCGCTGCTCGCCAACCGGGCGCTCGGCCGTCCGGACGATTATCAGGAGCGGCTGGCCACCATCTACCGCAACCTTGATGCGGGCGCGATCGACGCGGCGGCTGCGGAGTACCTGCAGCCGGGTGCGCTGGCGATCGTGGTGGTCGGTGATCGCAAGGCGATCGATGCGCAATTGTCGGGCATCGACCTCCCGGTCGAGTATCTCGACGCAGCAAATCTTTAG
- a CDS encoding DUF2945 domain-containing protein, with protein sequence MSNSFAKGSKVSWQWSGDKATGKVADRFDRRVQRTIKGSKVVRNGSKDDPAYLIEQDDGDKVLKLGSELSKA encoded by the coding sequence ATGAGCAACAGCTTCGCCAAGGGCAGCAAGGTCAGCTGGCAATGGAGCGGCGACAAGGCGACGGGCAAGGTCGCCGACCGGTTCGACCGCCGCGTGCAGCGGACGATCAAGGGCAGCAAGGTCGTGCGCAACGGCAGCAAGGATGATCCCGCCTACCTGATCGAGCAGGATGATGGCGACAAGGTGCTGAAGCTCGGCTCCGAACTGAGCAAGGCGTGA
- a CDS encoding cation:proton antiporter: MPDQPFYGLSSYHTTLMALGMGIILAYWLPRFVTGREPAASALLIGIGAIAFHLIPDLPGALDPREQSRFWEVLSEIAVIVALFGTGLRIDNLHSLTRWTPTIRLLALAMPLTIGAVALLGWAWGGMTAAGAILLGAVLAPTDPVLAGDVQVGPPTEGGEHPVRFALTTEAGLNDGLSFPFVYLALFVGMAAFSFPDLLVEWFLLDVLYRIAIGTLAGAAIGWVLGRVLFVIPRGNVLADTGSGLLALAGVLLCYGTTELIEGYGFISCFVAGLVLRRVEEKHTFHTKLHSFNEAIELSLTAILLVLVGGVLPLLWEDLTWTLMGIALALLLVIRPLAGWLSLARTELRPRERAVVAFYGVRGIGSVYYLGFATHHMELVNEGELWATIAFTILLSTIIHGLTAGIAVDRVAKPRPDGDGHGNAVVDDQ, encoded by the coding sequence ATGCCCGACCAACCCTTCTATGGCCTGAGCTCCTACCACACCACGCTGATGGCGCTGGGGATGGGTATCATCCTCGCCTACTGGCTGCCGCGCTTCGTCACCGGGCGGGAGCCGGCGGCCTCTGCGCTGCTGATCGGCATCGGCGCCATCGCCTTCCACCTCATCCCCGACCTGCCCGGCGCGCTCGACCCCCGGGAGCAGAGCCGGTTCTGGGAGGTGCTGAGCGAAATCGCCGTCATCGTGGCGCTGTTCGGCACGGGCCTCCGCATCGACAATCTGCATTCGCTGACGCGCTGGACGCCAACCATCCGGCTGCTCGCGCTGGCGATGCCGCTGACGATCGGCGCCGTGGCGTTGCTCGGCTGGGCGTGGGGCGGGATGACGGCGGCGGGCGCGATCCTGTTGGGGGCGGTGCTGGCGCCGACCGATCCCGTTCTCGCCGGCGATGTGCAGGTCGGCCCGCCGACCGAAGGTGGCGAGCATCCGGTCCGCTTCGCCCTGACGACCGAGGCGGGCCTGAATGACGGGCTGTCCTTCCCCTTCGTCTACCTGGCGCTGTTTGTCGGCATGGCGGCATTCTCCTTCCCAGACCTGCTGGTGGAGTGGTTTCTGCTGGACGTCCTTTACCGCATTGCCATCGGTACGCTGGCGGGCGCGGCGATCGGCTGGGTGCTGGGGCGGGTGTTGTTCGTCATACCTCGCGGCAACGTGCTGGCGGATACAGGGTCCGGCCTCCTGGCCCTTGCCGGGGTGCTGCTGTGCTACGGCACGACCGAGCTGATCGAAGGGTACGGCTTCATCAGCTGCTTTGTCGCCGGGCTGGTGCTGCGGCGGGTGGAGGAAAAGCACACCTTCCATACGAAGCTGCACAGCTTCAACGAGGCGATCGAGCTTTCCTTGACCGCCATCCTGCTGGTCTTGGTCGGCGGCGTGCTGCCGTTGTTGTGGGAAGACCTGACCTGGACGCTGATGGGCATCGCGCTGGCGCTACTGCTGGTAATCCGTCCGCTGGCCGGCTGGTTGTCACTCGCCAGGACGGAGTTGCGACCGCGCGAACGTGCGGTGGTCGCGTTCTACGGCGTGCGCGGGATCGGCTCGGTGTATTACCTCGGCTTCGCCACTCATCATATGGAGTTGGTGAACGAGGGCGAATTGTGGGCGACGATCGCCTTCACCATCCTGCTTTCGACCATCATCCACGGCCTGACCGCCGGCATCGCGGTGGACCGGGTCGCCAAGCCCCGCCCGGACGGCGATGGACATGGCAACGCGGTGGTGGACGATCAGTAG
- a CDS encoding pyridoxamine 5'-phosphate oxidase family protein, whose translation MTKSLHDISDAMKDIDFCMLVSRAADGSLGGRPMSNNRQVAYEGTSWFFTLDNARSVDDISRDPSVGLTYQGKAGLKGLVGAPGLFVHVEGEAKLIRDKAAFLEHWNPDLERWFSEGADTPGLVLIEVQAKRIHYWEGEAEGEVRLPASAG comes from the coding sequence GTGACCAAGAGCCTGCACGACATTTCCGACGCCATGAAGGACATCGACTTCTGCATGCTGGTCAGCCGCGCCGCGGACGGCTCGCTCGGTGGCCGGCCGATGAGCAACAACCGGCAGGTCGCCTACGAAGGAACCAGCTGGTTCTTCACGCTCGACAATGCGCGCAGCGTGGACGACATCAGCCGCGATCCGTCGGTCGGTCTGACCTACCAGGGAAAGGCGGGGCTGAAGGGACTGGTCGGCGCGCCCGGCCTGTTCGTGCATGTCGAGGGAGAGGCGAAGCTGATCCGCGACAAGGCCGCTTTCCTGGAGCACTGGAATCCGGACTTGGAGCGCTGGTTCAGCGAAGGCGCCGACACGCCCGGCCTGGTGCTGATCGAGGTGCAAGCGAAGCGCATCCATTACTGGGAAGGCGAGGCGGAAGGCGAGGTGCGGCTGCCCGCATCCGCCGGCTGA
- a CDS encoding DUF1810 domain-containing protein translates to MADTGLQRFVTAQDGTYQQALAEVRAGDKRSHWMWFTFPQLAGLGRSPTAQFYGIACRAEAIDYLAHPVLGPRLLEITDTMLAWSGRRTAAAILGEIDALKFRSSMTLFAEVADDPEPFISALAAFHGGERDPLTLRLLD, encoded by the coding sequence ATGGCTGACACCGGCCTGCAGCGCTTCGTCACCGCGCAGGACGGAACCTACCAGCAAGCCTTGGCGGAGGTGCGCGCCGGCGACAAACGCAGCCACTGGATGTGGTTCACCTTTCCCCAGCTTGCCGGATTGGGTCGCAGCCCCACCGCGCAGTTCTACGGCATCGCCTGCCGGGCGGAGGCGATCGACTACCTCGCCCACCCGGTGCTCGGCCCGCGTTTGCTGGAGATCACCGATACCATGCTCGCCTGGTCCGGGCGGCGCACCGCGGCCGCGATCCTGGGCGAGATCGATGCGCTGAAGTTCCGCAGTTCCATGACCCTGTTCGCCGAAGTGGCGGACGATCCTGAACCCTTTATCAGCGCGCTCGCCGCCTTCCATGGCGGCGAGCGCGACCCGCTCACCTTGCGATTGCTGGACTGA